A region of Salvia splendens isolate huo1 chromosome 17, SspV2, whole genome shotgun sequence DNA encodes the following proteins:
- the LOC121773876 gene encoding starch synthase 3, chloroplastic/amyloplastic-like isoform X1 gives MEVPLPLQRSLSCGIASSQSAHFRIKPFLGILPNGTTQSFGRRTGHMAAKVTYRINASADFSRRRPRKSSTPSSKDSTPRGFGPRTQVPTSTQKKDRKNSEEKEGPGTSSQKEIGSLSADTPDVKIRSVEEETTNISLVPEVDEDGDGESNDEHDVVGLEVPSVLEASSVSKVSQFKESVQSPDVNKHVVESKDEGISNSEEKLAATGGVDDRYTSLSELKRKEDEFLKLKLESEESLRKETINKLADANFRKGNKLFYYPELVKPDQHIDIFFNRSFSTLKNEPDVMIMGAFNDWKWKSFGMNLSKSHLKGDWWSCQLYVPKEAYKIDFVFYNGQDVYENNDEQDFCIAVEGGMDVFDFENFLLEEKMHEQEDLLRQKAERERQEEEQRYIEAEKAAIEADRAQAKEEVAKTRGMMQVVMKKALISVDDVWYIEPKPWDVEGSGMVRLYYNRSSGPLSHGKDLWIHGGYNNWKDGLSIVSKLIKSGKDGDWWFADVVVPDRALVLDWVLADGPPQQAVIYDNNNMQDFHAIVPKSIAEELYWAEEEQILFRRLQTERQSREKAIRAKAEKTARLKAETKEKTLRTYLLSQKHIVYTDPLDVRAGSTVNLFYNPANTVLNGKSEVWLRCSFNRWTHRMGPLPPQKIIPAENSSHLKSSVKVPLDAYMIDFVFSEREDGGIFDNKNGMDYHIPVLGGVVKEPPMHIVHISVEMAPIAKVGGLGDVVTSLSRAVQDMNHNVEIILPKYDCLNLSHVKDLQFHKSYSWGGTEIKVWFGKVEGISVIFLEPQNGLFWVGCIYGRGNDGDRFGFFCNAALEFLLQSGSHPDIIHCHDWSSAPVAWLFKEQYMHYGLSKARIVFTIHNLEFGAELIGKAMAFADKATTVSPTYSREVSGNPVIAPYLYKFHGILNGIDPDIWDPYNDKFLPVSYTSENVVEGKQAAKEALQERLGLKKADLPMVGIITRLTHQKGIHLIKHAIWRTLERNGQVVLLGSAPDPRIQNDFVNLASQLHSSHTDRARLCLTYDEPLSHLIYAGADFILVPSIFEPCGLTQLTAMRYGSVPVVRKTGGLYDTVYDVDHDVDRAQEQGLQPNGFNFDGADAGGVDYALNRAISAWYDKREWFYALCKCVMEQDWSWNRPALDYLELYNAARK, from the exons ATGGAGGTTCCATTGCCACTGCAGAGGTCTCTCAGCTGCGGAATTGCGTCATCACAGAGTGCACATTTCAGGATCAAGCCCTTCCTCGGAATTTTGCCTAATGGAACCACACAA TCTTTTGGGCGGAGAACTGGTCATATGGCAGCCAAGGTCACATATCGGATTAATGCGAGTGCGG ACTTTTCAAGAAGGCGGCCAAGGAAAAGTTCCACGCCAAGCTCTAAGGATTCTACACCAAGGGGTTTTGGGCCCAGAACACAGGTCCCTACGAGTACACAGAAAAAGGATCGAAAGAACAGTGAAGAAAAGGAAGGTCCGGGTACTTCTTCACAAAAGGAGATTGGGAGCTTGAGTGCTGACACTCCAGATGTGAAAATTAGGTCTGTCGAGGAAGAGACAACCAACATTAGTCTAGTACCAGAAGTAGACGAGGACGGTGATGGTGAAAGTAATGATGAACATGATGTTGTTGGTCTAGAGGTTCCATCAGTGCTTGAAGCATCTTCTGTCAGCAAAGTAAGTCAATTCAAAGAGAGTGTCCAAAGTCCTGATGTTAATAAGCATGTTGTTGAATCCAAAGATGAAGGAATATCCAACAGTGAG GAAAAATTGGCAGCAACTGGAGGTGTTGATGACAGGTATACTTCTCTCAGTGAGCTTAAGAGAAAGGAAGATGAATTTCTAAAGCTAAAGTTGGAAAGTGAGGAGAGTCTACGTAAAGAGACAATAAACAAGCTTGCTGATGCTAATTTCAGAAAAGGAAACAAATTGTTTTATTACCCAGAACTGGTAAAACCTGATCAACATATAGACATATTTTTCAATAGGAGTTTCTCCACTTTGAAAAATGAACCAGATGTTATGATCATGGGGGCCTTTAATGACTGGAAATGGAAATCATTTGGGATGAATTTGAGCAAAAGCCATCTCAAAGGTGATTGGTGGTCTTGCCAGTTGTATGTTCCCAAGGAAGCATACAAAATTGATTTTGTGTTCTATAATGGGCAAGATGTCTATGAAAACAATGACGAACAAGATTTCTGCATAGCTGTGGAGGGTGGTATGGATGTGTTCGACTTTGAAAATTTTTTGCTCGAAGAGAAAATGCACGAACAGGAGGATTTATTGAGACAAAAAGCTGAAAGGGAAAGACAAGAAGAAGAACAAAGATATATAGAAGCAGAAAAAGCAGCAATTGAAGCTGATCGAGCACAAGCCAAAGAGGAAGTTGCTAAGACAAGAGGGATGATGCAAGTGGTGATGAAGAAGGCTCTCATATCAGTTGATGATGTCTGGTACATAGAGCCTAAGCCTTGGGATGTGGAAGGCAGTGGTATGGTCAGGTTATATTACAACAGGAGCTCAGGTCCACTTTCTCATGGTAAAGACCTATGGATTCATGGAGGGTATAATAATTGGAAAGATGGGCTGTCCATTGTTTCAAAGCTCATCAAATCCGGGAAAGATGGGGACTGGTGGTTTGCTGATG TTGTTGTACCTGATAGAGCCCTTGTCTTGGACTGGGTTCTTGCTGATGGTCCACCTCAGCAAGCAGTTATTTACGACAACAATAACATGCAAGATTTTCATGCTATTGTCCCTAAATCCATTGCCGAGGAACTATATTGGGCTGAGGAAGAGCAGATACTTTTCCGAAGACTTCAGACTGAAAGGCAATCCAGAGAAAAAGCAATACGAGCTAAG GCTGAAAAAACTGCACGTCTGAAAGCAGAAACAAAGGAAAAAACTCTGAGAACATATTTGTTGTCTCAGAAGCATATAGTCTACACCGACCCCCTTGATGTCCGTGCTGGAAGCACGGTGAATTTGTTTTATAATCCCGCCAACACAGTTCTGAATGGAAAATCTGAAGTCTGGCTCAGATGTTCATTCAATCGCTGGACGCATCGCATGGGCCCGTTGCCACCTCAAAAAATTATTCCTGCTGAAAATAGTTCACATCTTAAATCATCTG TCAAGGTTCCGTTGGATGCATATATGATAGACTTTGTTTTCTCCGAAAGAGAAGATGGTGGGATTTTTGACAACAAGAATGGTATGGACTATCACATACCTGTACTTGGAGGAGTTGTGAAAGAGCCCCCAATGCACATTGTACATATATCTGTTGAAATGGCACCGATTGCGAAG GTAGGGGGTCTTGGTGATGTTGTAACAAGTCTTTCACGAGCGGTCCAGGATATGAACCACAATGTGGAAATCATTCTCCCAAAGTATGATTGTCTGAATCTCAGCCAT GTGAAGGATTTGCAGTTCCATAAAAGCTATTCTTGGGGTGGCACTGAAATTAAAGTTTGGTTCGGGAAGGTAGAAGGCATTTCTGTTATTTTTTTGGAACCTCAGAATGG ATTATTTTGGGTTGGCTGCATCTATGGACGTGGTAATGATGGGGATAGATTTGGATTCTTTTGCAATGCAGCTCTAGAGTTTCTTCTGCAAAGTGGATCCCATCCA GATATAATTCATTGTCACGATTGGTCTAGTGCCCCAGTTGCATGGTTGTTCAAAGAACAGTACATGCATTATGGCCTCAGTAAAGCTCGCATTGTTTTTACCATACACAACCTTGAATTTGGAGCTGAATTGATTGGGAAAGCCATGGCCTTCGCAGACAAGGCTACAACT GTATCACCAACTTATTCCCGGGAAGTTTCTGGGAATCCTGTAATTGCTCCTTATCTCTACAAGTTTCATGGTATCCTAAATGGAATTGACCCAGACATATGGGATCCATATAATGATAAGTTCCTTCCT GTATCTTATACTTCAGAAAATGTTGTTGAAGGCAAAcaagctgccaaagaagcttTGCAGGAAAGACTTGGGCTGAAAAAGGCTGATCTGCCCATGGTTGGAATCATTACTCGACTGACTCACCAGAAAGGGATCCACCTCATCAAACATGCAATCTGGCGGACCCTGGAACGCAATGGACAA GTGGTCCTGCTGGGTTCAGCTCCTGATCCTAGGATTCAGAATGATTTTGTTAATTTGGCAAGTCAACTGCATTCTTCACATACTGATCGTGCACGCTTATGTCTGACATATGATGAGCCTCTCTCACACTTG ATATATGCTGGTGCTGATTTTATTCTTGTCCCTTCTATTTTTGAACCTTGTGGACTAACTCAACTCACAGCCATGAGATACGGCTCAGTCCCTGTTGTTCGCAAAACTGGAG GACTCTATGATACTGTTTATGATGTTGATCATGATGTAGATAGGGCACAAGAACAAGGCCTTCAACCAAATGGATTTAATTTCGATGGAGCAGATGCAGGAGGTGTTGATTATGCTCTGAATAG AGCAATATCTGCATGGTACGACAAGAGGGAGTGGTTCTATGCATTGTGCAAGTGTGTTATGGAGCAAGATTGGTCCTGGAACCGGCCTGCTCTTGATTACTTGGAGCTCTACAACGCTGCACGCAAGTGA
- the LOC121773876 gene encoding starch synthase 3, chloroplastic/amyloplastic-like isoform X3, translating into MWCFDHFHIIRIWLFITQSFGRRTGHMAAKVTYRINASADFSRRRPRKSSTPSSKDSTPRGFGPRTQVPTSTQKKDRKNSEEKEGPGTSSQKEIGSLSADTPDVKIRSVEEETTNISLVPEVDEDGDGESNDEHDVVGLEVPSVLEASSVSKVSQFKESVQSPDVNKHVVESKDEGISNSEEKLAATGGVDDRYTSLSELKRKEDEFLKLKLESEESLRKETINKLADANFRKGNKLFYYPELVKPDQHIDIFFNRSFSTLKNEPDVMIMGAFNDWKWKSFGMNLSKSHLKGDWWSCQLYVPKEAYKIDFVFYNGQDVYENNDEQDFCIAVEGGMDVFDFENFLLEEKMHEQEDLLRQKAERERQEEEQRYIEAEKAAIEADRAQAKEEVAKTRGMMQVVMKKALISVDDVWYIEPKPWDVEGSGMVRLYYNRSSGPLSHGKDLWIHGGYNNWKDGLSIVSKLIKSGKDGDWWFADVVVPDRALVLDWVLADGPPQQAVIYDNNNMQDFHAIVPKSIAEELYWAEEEQILFRRLQTERQSREKAIRAKAEKTARLKAETKEKTLRTYLLSQKHIVYTDPLDVRAGSTVNLFYNPANTVLNGKSEVWLRCSFNRWTHRMGPLPPQKIIPAENSSHLKSSVKVPLDAYMIDFVFSEREDGGIFDNKNGMDYHIPVLGGVVKEPPMHIVHISVEMAPIAKVGGLGDVVTSLSRAVQDMNHNVEIILPKYDCLNLSHVKDLQFHKSYSWGGTEIKVWFGKVEGISVIFLEPQNGLFWVGCIYGRGNDGDRFGFFCNAALEFLLQSGSHPDIIHCHDWSSAPVAWLFKEQYMHYGLSKARIVFTIHNLEFGAELIGKAMAFADKATTVSPTYSREVSGNPVIAPYLYKFHGILNGIDPDIWDPYNDKFLPVSYTSENVVEGKQAAKEALQERLGLKKADLPMVGIITRLTHQKGIHLIKHAIWRTLERNGQVVLLGSAPDPRIQNDFVNLASQLHSSHTDRARLCLTYDEPLSHLIYAGADFILVPSIFEPCGLTQLTAMRYGSVPVVRKTGGLYDTVYDVDHDVDRAQEQGLQPNGFNFDGADAGGVDYALNRAISAWYDKREWFYALCKCVMEQDWSWNRPALDYLELYNAARK; encoded by the exons ATGTGGTGTTTTGACCATTTTCATATTATACGTATATGG CTTTTCATTACGCAGTCTTTTGGGCGGAGAACTGGTCATATGGCAGCCAAGGTCACATATCGGATTAATGCGAGTGCGG ACTTTTCAAGAAGGCGGCCAAGGAAAAGTTCCACGCCAAGCTCTAAGGATTCTACACCAAGGGGTTTTGGGCCCAGAACACAGGTCCCTACGAGTACACAGAAAAAGGATCGAAAGAACAGTGAAGAAAAGGAAGGTCCGGGTACTTCTTCACAAAAGGAGATTGGGAGCTTGAGTGCTGACACTCCAGATGTGAAAATTAGGTCTGTCGAGGAAGAGACAACCAACATTAGTCTAGTACCAGAAGTAGACGAGGACGGTGATGGTGAAAGTAATGATGAACATGATGTTGTTGGTCTAGAGGTTCCATCAGTGCTTGAAGCATCTTCTGTCAGCAAAGTAAGTCAATTCAAAGAGAGTGTCCAAAGTCCTGATGTTAATAAGCATGTTGTTGAATCCAAAGATGAAGGAATATCCAACAGTGAG GAAAAATTGGCAGCAACTGGAGGTGTTGATGACAGGTATACTTCTCTCAGTGAGCTTAAGAGAAAGGAAGATGAATTTCTAAAGCTAAAGTTGGAAAGTGAGGAGAGTCTACGTAAAGAGACAATAAACAAGCTTGCTGATGCTAATTTCAGAAAAGGAAACAAATTGTTTTATTACCCAGAACTGGTAAAACCTGATCAACATATAGACATATTTTTCAATAGGAGTTTCTCCACTTTGAAAAATGAACCAGATGTTATGATCATGGGGGCCTTTAATGACTGGAAATGGAAATCATTTGGGATGAATTTGAGCAAAAGCCATCTCAAAGGTGATTGGTGGTCTTGCCAGTTGTATGTTCCCAAGGAAGCATACAAAATTGATTTTGTGTTCTATAATGGGCAAGATGTCTATGAAAACAATGACGAACAAGATTTCTGCATAGCTGTGGAGGGTGGTATGGATGTGTTCGACTTTGAAAATTTTTTGCTCGAAGAGAAAATGCACGAACAGGAGGATTTATTGAGACAAAAAGCTGAAAGGGAAAGACAAGAAGAAGAACAAAGATATATAGAAGCAGAAAAAGCAGCAATTGAAGCTGATCGAGCACAAGCCAAAGAGGAAGTTGCTAAGACAAGAGGGATGATGCAAGTGGTGATGAAGAAGGCTCTCATATCAGTTGATGATGTCTGGTACATAGAGCCTAAGCCTTGGGATGTGGAAGGCAGTGGTATGGTCAGGTTATATTACAACAGGAGCTCAGGTCCACTTTCTCATGGTAAAGACCTATGGATTCATGGAGGGTATAATAATTGGAAAGATGGGCTGTCCATTGTTTCAAAGCTCATCAAATCCGGGAAAGATGGGGACTGGTGGTTTGCTGATG TTGTTGTACCTGATAGAGCCCTTGTCTTGGACTGGGTTCTTGCTGATGGTCCACCTCAGCAAGCAGTTATTTACGACAACAATAACATGCAAGATTTTCATGCTATTGTCCCTAAATCCATTGCCGAGGAACTATATTGGGCTGAGGAAGAGCAGATACTTTTCCGAAGACTTCAGACTGAAAGGCAATCCAGAGAAAAAGCAATACGAGCTAAG GCTGAAAAAACTGCACGTCTGAAAGCAGAAACAAAGGAAAAAACTCTGAGAACATATTTGTTGTCTCAGAAGCATATAGTCTACACCGACCCCCTTGATGTCCGTGCTGGAAGCACGGTGAATTTGTTTTATAATCCCGCCAACACAGTTCTGAATGGAAAATCTGAAGTCTGGCTCAGATGTTCATTCAATCGCTGGACGCATCGCATGGGCCCGTTGCCACCTCAAAAAATTATTCCTGCTGAAAATAGTTCACATCTTAAATCATCTG TCAAGGTTCCGTTGGATGCATATATGATAGACTTTGTTTTCTCCGAAAGAGAAGATGGTGGGATTTTTGACAACAAGAATGGTATGGACTATCACATACCTGTACTTGGAGGAGTTGTGAAAGAGCCCCCAATGCACATTGTACATATATCTGTTGAAATGGCACCGATTGCGAAG GTAGGGGGTCTTGGTGATGTTGTAACAAGTCTTTCACGAGCGGTCCAGGATATGAACCACAATGTGGAAATCATTCTCCCAAAGTATGATTGTCTGAATCTCAGCCAT GTGAAGGATTTGCAGTTCCATAAAAGCTATTCTTGGGGTGGCACTGAAATTAAAGTTTGGTTCGGGAAGGTAGAAGGCATTTCTGTTATTTTTTTGGAACCTCAGAATGG ATTATTTTGGGTTGGCTGCATCTATGGACGTGGTAATGATGGGGATAGATTTGGATTCTTTTGCAATGCAGCTCTAGAGTTTCTTCTGCAAAGTGGATCCCATCCA GATATAATTCATTGTCACGATTGGTCTAGTGCCCCAGTTGCATGGTTGTTCAAAGAACAGTACATGCATTATGGCCTCAGTAAAGCTCGCATTGTTTTTACCATACACAACCTTGAATTTGGAGCTGAATTGATTGGGAAAGCCATGGCCTTCGCAGACAAGGCTACAACT GTATCACCAACTTATTCCCGGGAAGTTTCTGGGAATCCTGTAATTGCTCCTTATCTCTACAAGTTTCATGGTATCCTAAATGGAATTGACCCAGACATATGGGATCCATATAATGATAAGTTCCTTCCT GTATCTTATACTTCAGAAAATGTTGTTGAAGGCAAAcaagctgccaaagaagcttTGCAGGAAAGACTTGGGCTGAAAAAGGCTGATCTGCCCATGGTTGGAATCATTACTCGACTGACTCACCAGAAAGGGATCCACCTCATCAAACATGCAATCTGGCGGACCCTGGAACGCAATGGACAA GTGGTCCTGCTGGGTTCAGCTCCTGATCCTAGGATTCAGAATGATTTTGTTAATTTGGCAAGTCAACTGCATTCTTCACATACTGATCGTGCACGCTTATGTCTGACATATGATGAGCCTCTCTCACACTTG ATATATGCTGGTGCTGATTTTATTCTTGTCCCTTCTATTTTTGAACCTTGTGGACTAACTCAACTCACAGCCATGAGATACGGCTCAGTCCCTGTTGTTCGCAAAACTGGAG GACTCTATGATACTGTTTATGATGTTGATCATGATGTAGATAGGGCACAAGAACAAGGCCTTCAACCAAATGGATTTAATTTCGATGGAGCAGATGCAGGAGGTGTTGATTATGCTCTGAATAG AGCAATATCTGCATGGTACGACAAGAGGGAGTGGTTCTATGCATTGTGCAAGTGTGTTATGGAGCAAGATTGGTCCTGGAACCGGCCTGCTCTTGATTACTTGGAGCTCTACAACGCTGCACGCAAGTGA
- the LOC121773876 gene encoding starch synthase 3, chloroplastic/amyloplastic-like isoform X2, which produces MEVPLPLQRSLSCGIASSQSAHFRIKPFLGILPNGTTQSFGRRTGHMAAKVTYRINANFSRRRPRKSSTPSSKDSTPRGFGPRTQVPTSTQKKDRKNSEEKEGPGTSSQKEIGSLSADTPDVKIRSVEEETTNISLVPEVDEDGDGESNDEHDVVGLEVPSVLEASSVSKVSQFKESVQSPDVNKHVVESKDEGISNSEEKLAATGGVDDRYTSLSELKRKEDEFLKLKLESEESLRKETINKLADANFRKGNKLFYYPELVKPDQHIDIFFNRSFSTLKNEPDVMIMGAFNDWKWKSFGMNLSKSHLKGDWWSCQLYVPKEAYKIDFVFYNGQDVYENNDEQDFCIAVEGGMDVFDFENFLLEEKMHEQEDLLRQKAERERQEEEQRYIEAEKAAIEADRAQAKEEVAKTRGMMQVVMKKALISVDDVWYIEPKPWDVEGSGMVRLYYNRSSGPLSHGKDLWIHGGYNNWKDGLSIVSKLIKSGKDGDWWFADVVVPDRALVLDWVLADGPPQQAVIYDNNNMQDFHAIVPKSIAEELYWAEEEQILFRRLQTERQSREKAIRAKAEKTARLKAETKEKTLRTYLLSQKHIVYTDPLDVRAGSTVNLFYNPANTVLNGKSEVWLRCSFNRWTHRMGPLPPQKIIPAENSSHLKSSVKVPLDAYMIDFVFSEREDGGIFDNKNGMDYHIPVLGGVVKEPPMHIVHISVEMAPIAKVGGLGDVVTSLSRAVQDMNHNVEIILPKYDCLNLSHVKDLQFHKSYSWGGTEIKVWFGKVEGISVIFLEPQNGLFWVGCIYGRGNDGDRFGFFCNAALEFLLQSGSHPDIIHCHDWSSAPVAWLFKEQYMHYGLSKARIVFTIHNLEFGAELIGKAMAFADKATTVSPTYSREVSGNPVIAPYLYKFHGILNGIDPDIWDPYNDKFLPVSYTSENVVEGKQAAKEALQERLGLKKADLPMVGIITRLTHQKGIHLIKHAIWRTLERNGQVVLLGSAPDPRIQNDFVNLASQLHSSHTDRARLCLTYDEPLSHLIYAGADFILVPSIFEPCGLTQLTAMRYGSVPVVRKTGGLYDTVYDVDHDVDRAQEQGLQPNGFNFDGADAGGVDYALNRAISAWYDKREWFYALCKCVMEQDWSWNRPALDYLELYNAARK; this is translated from the exons ATGGAGGTTCCATTGCCACTGCAGAGGTCTCTCAGCTGCGGAATTGCGTCATCACAGAGTGCACATTTCAGGATCAAGCCCTTCCTCGGAATTTTGCCTAATGGAACCACACAA TCTTTTGGGCGGAGAACTGGTCATATGGCAGCCAAGGTCACATATCGGATTAATGCGA ACTTTTCAAGAAGGCGGCCAAGGAAAAGTTCCACGCCAAGCTCTAAGGATTCTACACCAAGGGGTTTTGGGCCCAGAACACAGGTCCCTACGAGTACACAGAAAAAGGATCGAAAGAACAGTGAAGAAAAGGAAGGTCCGGGTACTTCTTCACAAAAGGAGATTGGGAGCTTGAGTGCTGACACTCCAGATGTGAAAATTAGGTCTGTCGAGGAAGAGACAACCAACATTAGTCTAGTACCAGAAGTAGACGAGGACGGTGATGGTGAAAGTAATGATGAACATGATGTTGTTGGTCTAGAGGTTCCATCAGTGCTTGAAGCATCTTCTGTCAGCAAAGTAAGTCAATTCAAAGAGAGTGTCCAAAGTCCTGATGTTAATAAGCATGTTGTTGAATCCAAAGATGAAGGAATATCCAACAGTGAG GAAAAATTGGCAGCAACTGGAGGTGTTGATGACAGGTATACTTCTCTCAGTGAGCTTAAGAGAAAGGAAGATGAATTTCTAAAGCTAAAGTTGGAAAGTGAGGAGAGTCTACGTAAAGAGACAATAAACAAGCTTGCTGATGCTAATTTCAGAAAAGGAAACAAATTGTTTTATTACCCAGAACTGGTAAAACCTGATCAACATATAGACATATTTTTCAATAGGAGTTTCTCCACTTTGAAAAATGAACCAGATGTTATGATCATGGGGGCCTTTAATGACTGGAAATGGAAATCATTTGGGATGAATTTGAGCAAAAGCCATCTCAAAGGTGATTGGTGGTCTTGCCAGTTGTATGTTCCCAAGGAAGCATACAAAATTGATTTTGTGTTCTATAATGGGCAAGATGTCTATGAAAACAATGACGAACAAGATTTCTGCATAGCTGTGGAGGGTGGTATGGATGTGTTCGACTTTGAAAATTTTTTGCTCGAAGAGAAAATGCACGAACAGGAGGATTTATTGAGACAAAAAGCTGAAAGGGAAAGACAAGAAGAAGAACAAAGATATATAGAAGCAGAAAAAGCAGCAATTGAAGCTGATCGAGCACAAGCCAAAGAGGAAGTTGCTAAGACAAGAGGGATGATGCAAGTGGTGATGAAGAAGGCTCTCATATCAGTTGATGATGTCTGGTACATAGAGCCTAAGCCTTGGGATGTGGAAGGCAGTGGTATGGTCAGGTTATATTACAACAGGAGCTCAGGTCCACTTTCTCATGGTAAAGACCTATGGATTCATGGAGGGTATAATAATTGGAAAGATGGGCTGTCCATTGTTTCAAAGCTCATCAAATCCGGGAAAGATGGGGACTGGTGGTTTGCTGATG TTGTTGTACCTGATAGAGCCCTTGTCTTGGACTGGGTTCTTGCTGATGGTCCACCTCAGCAAGCAGTTATTTACGACAACAATAACATGCAAGATTTTCATGCTATTGTCCCTAAATCCATTGCCGAGGAACTATATTGGGCTGAGGAAGAGCAGATACTTTTCCGAAGACTTCAGACTGAAAGGCAATCCAGAGAAAAAGCAATACGAGCTAAG GCTGAAAAAACTGCACGTCTGAAAGCAGAAACAAAGGAAAAAACTCTGAGAACATATTTGTTGTCTCAGAAGCATATAGTCTACACCGACCCCCTTGATGTCCGTGCTGGAAGCACGGTGAATTTGTTTTATAATCCCGCCAACACAGTTCTGAATGGAAAATCTGAAGTCTGGCTCAGATGTTCATTCAATCGCTGGACGCATCGCATGGGCCCGTTGCCACCTCAAAAAATTATTCCTGCTGAAAATAGTTCACATCTTAAATCATCTG TCAAGGTTCCGTTGGATGCATATATGATAGACTTTGTTTTCTCCGAAAGAGAAGATGGTGGGATTTTTGACAACAAGAATGGTATGGACTATCACATACCTGTACTTGGAGGAGTTGTGAAAGAGCCCCCAATGCACATTGTACATATATCTGTTGAAATGGCACCGATTGCGAAG GTAGGGGGTCTTGGTGATGTTGTAACAAGTCTTTCACGAGCGGTCCAGGATATGAACCACAATGTGGAAATCATTCTCCCAAAGTATGATTGTCTGAATCTCAGCCAT GTGAAGGATTTGCAGTTCCATAAAAGCTATTCTTGGGGTGGCACTGAAATTAAAGTTTGGTTCGGGAAGGTAGAAGGCATTTCTGTTATTTTTTTGGAACCTCAGAATGG ATTATTTTGGGTTGGCTGCATCTATGGACGTGGTAATGATGGGGATAGATTTGGATTCTTTTGCAATGCAGCTCTAGAGTTTCTTCTGCAAAGTGGATCCCATCCA GATATAATTCATTGTCACGATTGGTCTAGTGCCCCAGTTGCATGGTTGTTCAAAGAACAGTACATGCATTATGGCCTCAGTAAAGCTCGCATTGTTTTTACCATACACAACCTTGAATTTGGAGCTGAATTGATTGGGAAAGCCATGGCCTTCGCAGACAAGGCTACAACT GTATCACCAACTTATTCCCGGGAAGTTTCTGGGAATCCTGTAATTGCTCCTTATCTCTACAAGTTTCATGGTATCCTAAATGGAATTGACCCAGACATATGGGATCCATATAATGATAAGTTCCTTCCT GTATCTTATACTTCAGAAAATGTTGTTGAAGGCAAAcaagctgccaaagaagcttTGCAGGAAAGACTTGGGCTGAAAAAGGCTGATCTGCCCATGGTTGGAATCATTACTCGACTGACTCACCAGAAAGGGATCCACCTCATCAAACATGCAATCTGGCGGACCCTGGAACGCAATGGACAA GTGGTCCTGCTGGGTTCAGCTCCTGATCCTAGGATTCAGAATGATTTTGTTAATTTGGCAAGTCAACTGCATTCTTCACATACTGATCGTGCACGCTTATGTCTGACATATGATGAGCCTCTCTCACACTTG ATATATGCTGGTGCTGATTTTATTCTTGTCCCTTCTATTTTTGAACCTTGTGGACTAACTCAACTCACAGCCATGAGATACGGCTCAGTCCCTGTTGTTCGCAAAACTGGAG GACTCTATGATACTGTTTATGATGTTGATCATGATGTAGATAGGGCACAAGAACAAGGCCTTCAACCAAATGGATTTAATTTCGATGGAGCAGATGCAGGAGGTGTTGATTATGCTCTGAATAG AGCAATATCTGCATGGTACGACAAGAGGGAGTGGTTCTATGCATTGTGCAAGTGTGTTATGGAGCAAGATTGGTCCTGGAACCGGCCTGCTCTTGATTACTTGGAGCTCTACAACGCTGCACGCAAGTGA